A part of Gramella sp. MAR_2010_147 genomic DNA contains:
- a CDS encoding acyloxyacyl hydrolase codes for MKKVIPCLLFLLSYVALAQEEKPEKYFSLDAQYFYGTILEHNPDIAHLITDHPDGFLLSWNRKTYGLEKWESRYNYPDFGYSFIYQNMKNTYLGENYSLYGHFSFYALKRLLMFRIGQGVAYTTNPYDADENYINNAYGTRFLSSTYLMGNIHKENIIGGLGVQAGVTIIHYSNADLGSPNHSTNTFTFNVGLNYLLDHKNHPDFIPRGEEEKYTEPFHYNFAVRSGINTAGVIGSPKLPFLTFAAYADKVLNHKSTLQGGAELFFSRSLEEFIEYQSVAFPQKGTTGDEDAKRVGLFVGHKLTFNKMSLITHLGYYVYYPYTDYVEQVYNRMGLQRELSEHWWASATVRSHGANAEAVEFSIGYRL; via the coding sequence ATGAAAAAAGTTATCCCCTGCCTACTGTTTCTGTTGAGTTATGTTGCTCTGGCACAGGAAGAAAAACCTGAAAAATACTTCTCTCTGGATGCCCAGTACTTCTATGGGACTATTTTAGAACACAATCCAGATATTGCTCATTTAATTACCGATCATCCTGATGGTTTCCTTCTTAGCTGGAACAGGAAAACTTATGGACTGGAGAAATGGGAAAGCCGGTATAATTATCCTGATTTCGGGTATTCTTTCATTTATCAGAACATGAAAAACACCTATCTGGGGGAGAATTACTCATTATATGGTCATTTCAGCTTTTATGCTTTAAAAAGATTACTGATGTTCAGGATTGGTCAGGGTGTGGCCTATACAACAAATCCGTATGATGCAGACGAGAATTATATCAATAATGCCTACGGAACAAGATTTCTAAGTTCTACCTATTTAATGGGGAATATCCATAAGGAAAATATCATTGGAGGTCTGGGTGTGCAGGCAGGTGTGACTATTATTCACTATTCCAATGCCGATCTTGGTTCTCCAAACCACAGCACAAATACGTTTACCTTCAATGTTGGTTTGAATTACCTCCTCGATCATAAAAATCATCCTGATTTTATACCAAGGGGAGAAGAAGAAAAATATACCGAACCATTTCATTATAATTTTGCGGTGAGAAGCGGGATAAATACTGCCGGAGTCATTGGATCGCCAAAGCTTCCGTTTTTGACTTTTGCTGCGTATGCCGATAAGGTGCTGAATCATAAAAGTACCTTGCAGGGTGGTGCTGAATTGTTCTTTTCACGATCGCTGGAAGAATTTATAGAATACCAGTCGGTTGCATTTCCGCAGAAAGGAACCACGGGCGATGAGGATGCGAAAAGGGTAGGACTTTTTGTAGGTCATAAACTTACTTTTAATAAAATGTCCCTCATCACTCATTTAGGCTATTATGTTTACTATCCATATACAGATTATGTGGAGCAGGTTTATAACAGGATGGGTTTGCAAAGAGAACTGTCTGAGCACTGGTGGGCATCTGCCACGGTTAGATCTCATGGAGCGAATGCCGAAGCTGTAGAATTTTCAATTGGATACAGATTATAA
- the metF gene encoding methylenetetrahydrofolate reductase [NAD(P)H], whose product MKVTEHIEKANGKTLFSFEIIPPKKGKNIQELYNNIDPLMDFKPPFIDVTTSREEHVYVDRDGLFDRKITRMRPGTVGICAAIKHKYNVDTVPHVLCGGFSKEETEYLLVDCHYLGIENVMALRGDAMSHQRYFEPSNGGHPYACDLVKQITNLNKGKYLHDVIETDDLADFCIGVAGYPEKHIEAPSLSSDLKRLKEKVDAGADYVVTQMFFDNSKYFEFVEEAKKAGITVPIIPGLKPIAISKHLQMLPQVFKIDLPEALISEVEKCKNNKEVRQVGIEWCIKQSKELMEGGAPVLHYYSMGKSSNIEQIGRAIF is encoded by the coding sequence ATGAAAGTTACCGAACACATCGAAAAAGCAAACGGAAAAACCTTGTTCTCTTTTGAAATAATTCCGCCGAAAAAAGGAAAAAATATCCAGGAACTTTATAATAATATAGATCCTTTAATGGATTTTAAACCACCCTTTATTGATGTGACAACTTCACGGGAGGAACATGTGTATGTAGATCGTGACGGGCTTTTTGACAGAAAGATCACGCGTATGCGTCCGGGGACCGTAGGAATTTGCGCGGCGATCAAACATAAGTACAATGTAGATACGGTGCCTCATGTGCTTTGCGGTGGATTTTCTAAAGAGGAGACGGAATACCTGCTGGTAGATTGTCATTATTTAGGGATAGAGAATGTGATGGCGCTGCGCGGGGATGCCATGAGTCACCAAAGGTATTTTGAACCTTCTAATGGAGGCCATCCATATGCCTGTGATCTGGTGAAGCAAATTACTAACCTGAACAAAGGAAAGTATCTGCACGATGTGATAGAAACTGATGATTTGGCAGATTTCTGCATAGGTGTTGCAGGTTATCCCGAAAAACATATTGAGGCACCTTCCTTAAGTTCTGATCTTAAAAGATTAAAAGAAAAAGTAGACGCAGGAGCAGACTATGTGGTTACTCAAATGTTTTTTGATAATTCCAAATATTTTGAATTTGTAGAGGAAGCTAAAAAAGCGGGTATTACAGTGCCGATAATCCCAGGACTAAAGCCCATTGCAATTTCAAAGCATTTGCAAATGTTACCACAGGTTTTTAAAATTGATCTTCCGGAAGCACTGATTTCTGAAGTTGAAAAATGTAAAAATAATAAAGAGGTAAGACAGGTTGGAATAGAATGGTGTATTAAGCAATCTAAGGAATTGATGGAAGGCGGAGCTCCGGTGTTACATTACTATTCCATGGGGAAAAGCAGCAATATTGAGCAAATCGGCAGGGCGATATTTTAA